A stretch of DNA from Oncorhynchus keta strain PuntledgeMale-10-30-2019 chromosome 17, Oket_V2, whole genome shotgun sequence:
AGTTTTATTGAACTGTACAATGTGGTTCTCCTTTTGACCAAAGCGTCATTGTCAACTCTCCTCATTGAAATTCAAGGGCTGGTGTCACAAGATCTGATTTGGGGACAAAGGCATAATTGTGACACTTTGAGCTGGCACTGCCTGGTTCTCGCTCCTCTTTCTCTAAAGTCATAATGAGCAGGTTATCAAAAGAGCTATTCGATAAATCACACACAACTGAAATGACACTTTATTAGAGGGTCATTTTCCAACTGTCATATCTGGTTAATTCATAATGGTTTCATTTCAATAGGAAATCGACTTTCCCAACGAGCTCATTAGGTTGTCTAACACTGAACCGACCGAGGTGAAAGATCTGCCCAAGAGGATCCCCACTGAGTCGGCACGCTATCACTTCTTCCGCTACAAACATTCCCACGAGGGAGACTACCTGGAGTCCgctggtaaaaaaaatatataaaaaatgttaCGTCATTTCTTTTCACAGAGAAACACAACAGAATTGTAAGCAACTTAACACACCCAAGCGGTCATGACTTAAATCTTTCATATTTCACTGAAGttaatcttttttttatttttatatttcacAAAGTTCTATATCTCTTGATTGTGATGGGACATCTTCCATTGTTGTTTTCTCTTCTGCAGTGTTCATTTATTCCATGCCGGGGTACAAGTGTAGCATCAAAGAGAGGATGCTCTATTCTAGCTGTAAAAATCCCCTGGTGGACTTGGTTGAAAATAACATGCAAATTGACATTTTGAAGAAGGTAAGGACCAAAAGGCCAAGCTATTTTATTAGAATTGTAACACAACCAATACAAAGTGTTAGTAACATTTAAGTGTTCTCTGTGTTTATTTGGAGAGGATCTTTCTTAGGGTTCAGGAAAGTATCAGTAGGTTCAGGTTTTTTGGGATAATTACATTTAAATTCATGAAGTATATTGACACTCCTATTCTAATTTTCCTCAGTGTTTCAAtttggaattggaatttcagtttacttcctgaattgacttcAACCCTGGTTTTGTTAACAGTCCAACTCTGCACTATTCATGTGTTTGACTGTCCACAGCTGGAGATAGACAATGGGGATGAGCTGACTGGTGACTTCCTGTATGAGGAGGTCCATCCCAAGCAGCATGCACACAAGCAGGCCTTCGCCAAGCCCAAGGGACCTGCCGGGAAGAGGGGCGGACACCGCATCACCAGACCACctggagatggagaagagaactAAACGAAcatcacccccccacacacacacacatgctccatAATGGAACATTCCAAGTGATCATGGAGGGAAAGCTTATTTGACGCAACCTTAAAGCCCATCCAGAGACTGAACTATGCACTCCAAAGGCCAACTTAGCTGAGACACACACTTGAGAATGTCCATTTGTAGCCTGTCAAATTGAAAGTTCTATGAGGGCGTAACTGCATTTATTCGCAAAGTATTTTACTGAGCTATTCAGAGGTTAGAACAAGTTGACTAGGAAAGGTTTTTACACTGTTGTTGCTGAGACAAAAATATGCTAGTGCAACTAATGTGAATTTGTGCCAATGTGACGAACCCTCCATGAGTTGTTCACATGCTTGCATTCCTCTTACAGTAGGTCAATTTGTTATGCGTTTCCTGTCCCCAAAGTTGAGACGTCTCCATCGCTATGTGTGCACAGCTATGAAGAGGTCTAACCCCCCCCCACAAAAATATCATATTTGCTCACATCATTCTTCATTTTTTTTGTgcagtttattttttatattgGAAATTGTTTTTGATATAATTGTGGTTTACATAAAACACATCTGCTGTGAAATGTACTTTTCTATGCAAGTGCTGTACATACATGTGATTTAAAGGTCTTGTCTGTACTGATCATCTATCTAGTGTCAACGAGGGTCAAGTGACAGAGACAACAGGGGCTTCCAGTATTTCACATTATTGATGCATCTCAGATTACTCCTTCAGAGGAAGCTAAGTTGCATATTGTGTGCATGCAAGGTGAGAGTCCCAGAGACTGGAAAGGGGATATCAAATGGAATTTGTTTCTGCCACAGTCACTTGTCTACTGATTATTGTAAGGCAAACCACTAGTTTAACACCTCATATTTGGACAAGGGAATACCTTCTCATGAGAAGTGTCGTGTTTGGTCTTAAGTTAATTTTtaaaaaggaaaataaaaatatttaaatcACACATACTGAATAGCCTATATTTATTTTTGAAATTACATCTACTTGTCCAATGATATACTTACAGTACATATCAAGCAATTCAACAAAGATGGAAAATATATTATTTTGGCAAAAAATACAAAAGACTGGTGCAACATGTTTGGTCCTTTTCTTCAGCAAAGTAAACTTAAGGAAAATGAGTGAGGGATAGTCGTTCTTCCTGTTGTCTATGCTTCACTCTGGGGTCCCAGCTGTTCCAGTGAAATGCTTTTGACAacatcttcaagctctgtcaggaccTATTGAAATATTGACATTTCAGTGTGATACAGACCATAAGCAGCTAGTAGTAAGCATTGGCTCCCAGCTAGTAAGCGATTGTGTTGATCACTAACAGCTAAGCACCACAAAGGACGCATTGCTACTGCATACCAGTGGAAACGGTACCGTAAACCAAAGAGCTACCAACTGTAATGGCATCACACACCTCTTCCATTAGTGGCCGTTTGTTCTTCTTGTCACTGAGACAGTCGCTCGCTAAGAAGTAGGTCCTCTCCACCAATGGCAGGTCCCAGTCTGTCATCTTCTTGTCCACAAAGTCCTCCAGGGCCATCTCCTCCTCATCAATCTCATCTTTCATCTCCATCTATAACAGCCATAATAAGTCATAACAAATGATAACAGCCATAAATCATAACAGTCGTAACAAATCgctgaaacacacacagccatcagCCACTGCCTGCAGTGGTAACTACACTGGCAGACCAGAGAAGTAGAGCACTGCCATCTATAATCTACAAATGTGGCCTTATGTTCCACCGGGAGCAAAGAGTAGAAGGTTAGTAAGTATTTGCTGCACAAATAACAGACTTTTTGATTGATACTGTATAGTAAATCCTTTTCTTTAGATAACATGCATTCATGTGTACTGTATTGGGGGATGGTGAAGTCTGAAGAGTATAGAGAAAGATTCCATTGTGCTGCTTTGCTCACCAGGAACTTGGGATCACGGTTTTCATCGACTGGCGGGAGTCCAGACAATATTTCTAGCAACACCTGTAGATGACAGAAACCTTAAGATGAACCACTTGGCTCCAGCtaacaacaggcctctatatattatatatatatataactctccACTAATAATAAAGTATGCTATATTGAAGATACTGTTCCCAGGGCTGTCAGGCTGAACACAAGACAGTAGCTGTTGGTTTATGACCAGGTTCAACACACAGATGACCTGACCTCATATTAGACTGCTGACATTAGAGAAGGTCATTTATGTCATACAGTACTGTTCCCACACTTTCCATTATTAGCCTAAATAAACATTTGCCtacatgtttttttaatgtatcaTTGTGGTGCAACCTTTAATGATATTTCATTGTGTAATTGATTGGCTGGTAGACTGGCAAAGGTGCATGATTCTGACTTACGGGTCCGATAATTATGTGTGTGTCAGTAGTTTTTGGAGTCTGGCACTGAGGTAAACTGCTGAACTGACAATTCCATTTCATGAGTTTTACTTACGTTGCAGTTTCTCAATAAATTCAATATTCTTGTCGCTGTATCTTCTAGGCTCTATTTAGGTCTTTAAAGTGATGGTGAGAAAGGAAACTAACACTTTACCTGTTTGTCATAATGGTGTGGTGTAGCCACATGAGGTGCTGCCAAAATTGACCCTTCGCTAAGCCCTTCTTGGTTACTGTTACAACCTCGGACAACATTTTCCTGGGCAGCCCAATTCCCCATTCAAACACTCGCAAAATCCCCTAACAATGATCTCAAACTGTGTTTCTAATACACAATGAAATGAAACACAGACTACCCCTTGCTAATCAGGAAACTCTTGGGTATGTTATGGTGGACTGTCATTATAATTGGCCAATAAACTGGCCAATAAACAGAAAAGATTAAGaggggcaaaagaacacagacactggacagaggaagattggaaaaaagtgttatggacagacaaatctaagtttgaggtgttcggatcacaaagaagaacatttgtgagatgTAGATCAAATGAAAAGACGCTGGAGGAGTgattgacgccatctgtcaagcatgttggaggcaatgtgatggtctgggggtgctttggtggtggtaaagtgggagatttgtacagggtaaaagggatttTGCAGAAGGAAGGAAATCattccattttgcaacgccatgcggacggcgcttaattggagccaatttcctcctacaacaggacaatgacccaaagaaCAGCTCccaactatgcaagaactatttagggaagaagcagtcagctggtattctgtctataatggagtggccagcacagtcaccggatctcaaccctattgagctgttgtgggagcagcttgactgtaagaagtgcccatcaagtcAATCCAGTTTATGGGagttgcttcaggaagcatggggtgaaatgtCTTCAGATTAcctaaaacaaaaatacaactagaatgccaaaggtctgcaaggctgtaatagCTGCACATGGAGGATTCTTTGAGACAGAGATAGCTAACCAGCTGAGCTAGCAAACAATGTAACAAAAGTATAATTTCGGATTTGAAAAACACTCCAtttaaacatacatttttttttagaaaaCTATTTTTCCATAGCCCTCACTGGCTTTCATGCGAGGTGTCGGACTTGGTGACAGTTGCTATCCATTGGTTGCCCAATATTCTGGGGTGGGGCTTAGCAAAGGGTCAATTCCACTTGCCATGTGGTGTTGCTAATCATCAAATCAATGCGGTGTGGATGTCACATTGTATTGTATAACGTCTGTGCATTGTGTTAGTTCCATACATTTGTGTAGCTGTAAAGAACAACTCACCACTCCAAAACTGTAGATGTCAGATTTAGGAGTGATCTCGCCCCTGAGTGCCTCATTTGCCATGTATGCTGTTGTACCCACAATCCTCTCTGTCATCACTGTCGCCGACGATCGCGTGGCTGAGGCTCGGGTCAGCCCAAAATCGGAGATCTTCGGCACAAGTAATTCATCCAGCAAAATATTACCACTGCCAGATAGAAATGATTTAGCACTCATTAATAACATTGAGACTGATATGACAAGGTTGTCCGTCCATGATTAAAATGTCTAAAATATGATAAAGTGCCATGGGAAATGCATTATAGAAAATGTCCACAGTTACCTCTTGACATCTCTGTGGACATGGTGGTTGCTGTGCAGATAATCTAAGCCTCTGGCCGTTCCCACAGCGATCAAACATCTCCTGTGCCAGGAAAGAGGAGGGCTACCATCCTACAATGAAATAAATATAGTCACAAAGACAAAGTACATGTAAAAGGTCTCTCTTGCTAAAAATCTATATTTATCTCAACGGTTCTGTATAAATAAAGTGAAGGGAGATGCCAGGCGGATATGTATGCTTACCAAGCAAGCCAGACGATCTAGCAATGAACCATTGGACATGTAAGCATACACCAAACAGGGGTGATGGCCATCACGGGAAAAGCCAACCATGTCTACTAGGTTTTCGTGTTTCAACCTGTGAAAATAAGAGGGCTCTTATCAGACAAACAGTGGCCTGTTCTTTCAATGTTAAAGAGTTGAAGGTAAATCAAATCTACTCAATCTAAAAACCAATCTCTGGAGAGTTCCTAAGTAAAGTCCCACTCTAAGATATAGGTCGCTCGGGACATTTCTCTGTTGATTGTTTGTTAGCGGAGACATAGgaggtagatgtgttctctgatTGTGAGATATTGAGCACACGCAAGCTATTGATTCCATTAATGGAATAGAGGTGTAATGACGTGGTCCGACAGCAGGTCAGCTAGCGTACAAGGACTCCTCACAAAACAACAACGGACGAGCAGAAAATAAACACCTACACCATAAGAGTTTGGACCTCTTGAATGAACTGAACGCTCAGCTCTTCAAGTGAGATGTCTTCCATCTAAAAAGAAGGTGACAGAAGTTTTAGTCACCATTGAGAATGTGCTGGATAATCAAATATGGACAACAACTCGACTCGCACACGGAACAAACAATAAGGTGTTAGTGCCAGAGAGAACAATTAACACCTACTGAGTGTAGTTTCTTCACTGCCACAGGTTTGCCATTGATGAGGCCTTTGTAGACCGTTCCAAAGCCGCCCTCACCAAGTCTGCTCCCACCGTCACTCACTGGCCTCTCGTCAAAATTACCAGTTATCTTCTTCAGCTCGTGGAAAGAAAGCCTGAGAAAACCTAAGGATCAACGGACAAACCTGTTCATGAGGATAATTCTTAGTGCAGTTATCATAGTTTATTGAGCACTGCACATATGCTGCCACCTACTGGGTGTTGTGTGCACTGTGACACACACGACTGAACAAGTTCAATCTAATAGGCCTAGTTTACACATTTCATCTCACTATACACAATCTATAACAGTATCCTGTCACCATATGTGTCTCATTAAACCGCAAGTAAAATAACCTATAAGGCTAATCTATATAGAATCTATAACCACATGTATCACTACGTTCTGGGCATTCAGTACACCTCCACTGATTATAACacatttatataataataatatatgcaggTCACCTGCAGTGCCATTGGGTTCCGGGTCCTCCTGTGGCTCCGAGGTGCTGTCTGGTGGTGGCTGTTCCTTTGTCTGTGCCTCTGTCCTCCCCAGGGGTCTTGTTGCAGCATCGCTGTTGCCTACCATCTCTTTGTCTCTGGGAGAATCAGGTGGCTGAGGGACTGCTGGACGGGGGTTGTTGATTGCATCTGGGTAAAATATAGAATTTAGATACAAATAATGACGGGGCACTGTTGAAATAAATACACACAAAGGCCAGACCAGAGATGAACAGGCAGTCAAAATACTAGAAAGTCCTTGATCTAATGCATATTGCCTACTGTAGTACCCAACCTGGTAGAATAATACTGGCTGCAGCCATTAACCTGTGGCTCATCAGAATGTCCACTAACTCTCCCACGGTGCTGTTAGATGTCCCCCAGTCATTCAGGAGCTCCATGGTAGGACTTCTTCCCTGTAAAACCACTGCTTCAAATCGCCTATATGAAGTTTAGTTCCAGAATGGAGCAGTAGAAAAGGGAAACAACCCAAAACATGTCACAAAATATCATGCAGGCTTGACAGAAGGTTACAATTTGTTATGATGGCGACACTGCCGTCAGAGAAGTAGCTGATTGGCACATTACCTTAGATGTTGCTGAGAGTACCTCGGCTCCCCTGTGGGTTTATGTATTGAAACAATAACGTCTTTCCAGCTGTCTTGAGGGTCCAATAAGTCAGACAGTTTTCGTCGAACCCCATAGTTGAGGTTTCGAATAAATGTAGCCGATGTTATTGTGTTGCTCATCCTGAAAAAAAAGGATTACACATGTTCTACAGTCGTGTTTTTCCATCATGTGGAAACACTTAAAAGGCAAACGTTACAATTGTCATCCATGGCGCTTACCTCGGTAACGTATCTAGATATCGTTTTTATATATATCTATTTCCTTGTTCATTGAAGTAccctaaaaaaatgtttttttttgttcccGAGATTGAGCAACTTCCCTTGTGTAAAAAATGTACCACGTGACATGGTTCCACTTTTGTCATCGCTGTAGCATGTATTGTAGATTAACAACAGTGCCCTCTTGTGGGAAATGTTGGAGATACAATTATATCTGCCAATGAGTTTAAAAGCTCTGTTATTCTTCTCCACCAAATAGTAGTCTTCCCCATTCCTATATCTGAGAATACCCTTGGAAGCATGCAAGTCGAGATGCTGTTGTGATTAAGTCTAGAGGTCTGGCGCATATACATCAACAGTTATAATGAAATAACCAGGACAGAATGCTGTGCACGCTTTGGCAGCCAGAGATTTAATTGCTCTTCCGGAGTCAGTGAGAATAATCATTCTCTCTtctcatatacagtgccttgcgaaagtattcggcccccttgaactttgcgacctttttccacatttcaggcttcaaacatacagatataaaactgtatttttttgtgaagaatcaacaagtgggacacaatcatgaagtggaacgacatttattggatatttcaaacttttttaacaaatcaaaaactgaaaaattgggtgtgcaaaattattcagcccccttaagttaatactttgtagcgtcaccttttgctgcgattacagctgtaagttgcttggggtatgtctctatcagttttgcacatcgagagactgacattttttcccattcccaTTGCAAAACAGcaaggaggaatggatggagagcatttgtgaacagcatttttcagttctttccacagattctcgattggattcaggtctggactttgacttggccattctaacacctggatatgtttatttttgaaccattccattgtagattttgctttatgttttggatcattgtcttgttggaagacaaatctccgtcccagtctcaggtcttttgcagactccatcagggtttcttccagaatggtcctgtatttggctccatccatcttcccatcaattttaaccatcctccctgtccctgctgaagaaaagcaggcccaaaccattatgctgccaccaccatgtttgacagtggggatggtgtgttcagggtgatgagctgtgttgcttttacaccaaacataacgttttgcattgttgccaaaaagttccattttggtttcatctgaccagagcaccttcttccacatgtttgttgtgtctcccaggtggcttgtggcaaactttaaacgacactttttatggatatctttaagaaatggctttcttcttgccactcttccataaaggccagatttgtgcaatatacga
This window harbors:
- the LOC118396543 gene encoding interleukin-1 receptor-associated kinase 4-like, encoding MSNTITSATFIRNLNYGVRRKLSDLLDPQDSWKDVIVSIHKPTGEPRYSQQHLRRFEAVVLQGRSPTMELLNDWGTSNSTVGELVDILMSHRLMAAASIILPDAINNPRPAVPQPPDSPRDKEMVGNSDAATRPLGRTEAQTKEQPPPDSTSEPQEDPEPNGTAGFLRLSFHELKKITGNFDERPVSDGGSRLGEGGFGTVYKGLINGKPVAVKKLHSMEDISLEELSVQFIQEVQTLMVLKHENLVDMVGFSRDGHHPCLVYAYMSNGSLLDRLACLDGSPPLSWHRRCLIAVGTARGLDYLHSNHHVHRDVKSGNILLDELLVPKISDFGLTRASATRSSATVMTERIVGTTAYMANEALRGEITPKSDIYSFGVVLLEILSGLPPVDENRDPKFLMEMKDEIDEEEMALEDFVDKKMTDWDLPLVERTYFLASDCLSDKKNKRPLMEEVLTELEDVVKSISLEQLGPQSEA